The genomic region AGGCGAAATCACCGACGAAAGCGGCGCAGTCATCTCCCGCTTCTCCCTCAAACCCAACACCATCATCGACGAAGTTCGCGCCGGAGGACGCATCCCCCTGATTATCGGGCGCAGCCTCACCGACAAAGTCCGTAAAGCCCTCGGGGAACCGCTCAGCGACATCTTCACCCGTCCCGAACTTCCCGAAGAAAACAACAAAGGATTTACCCTGGCTCAGAAAATGGTCGGGAAAGCCTGCGGACTTCCTGGCGTGCGCCCCGGAACTGCCTGCGAACCCCTGATGACCACCGTCGGCAGTCAGGACACCACCGGACCGATGACCCGGGACGAACTCAAAGAACTCGCCTGTCTCGGCTTCTCCGCCGACCTGGTGATGCAGAGTTTCTGTCATACCGCCGCCTATCCCAAACCCGTGGATGTCGAAACTCACAAAGAACTCCCCGACTTCTTCTCCACCCGTGGCGGCGTCGCCTTGCGTCCCGGCGACGGCATCATTCACTCGTGGATGAACCGGATGTTACTCCCCGACACCGTCGGTACCGGGGGCGACTCCCACACCCGTTTTCCCTTGGGGATTTCCTTCCCCGCCGGGTCGGGATTAGTCGCGTTCGCCGCCGCCTTGGGGGTAATGCCCTTAGACATGCCCGAATCCGTACTCGTCCGCTTTAGCGGCAGCTTGCAACCCGGGGTCACCTTGCGCGATATCGTCAACGCGATTCCTTACGTGGCGATTCAGCAAGGCTTGCTGACCGTGGCGAAGGAAAATAAAAAGAATATCTTCTCCGGGCGGATTATGGAGATGGAAGGGTTGCCCGACCTCAAAGTGGAGCAGGCGTTCGAGTTGACCGACGCCACCGCCGAACGCTCCTGCGCGGGGTGTACGGTGAAGTTAGGGGAAGCAACCGTCGCCGAGTATTTGCGGTCTAATGTCGCCCTGTTGAAGAATATGGTCGCACGGGGCTATCAAGACGCGCGCACGATTATGCGCCGGGTGGCGAAGATGGAGCAGTGGTTGGCGAAGCCGGAACTGATGGATGCCGATAAAGATGCGGAATATGCGGCGGTCCTCGACGTCAATCTCGACGAGATTAAAGAGCCGATTGTGGCGGCGCCCAACGATCCGGACAATGTAAAATTGATGTCCGAATGTGCGGGAGACCGGATCGACGAGGTGTTTATCGGGTCTTGCATGACCAATATCGGTCACTACCGTGCGGCGGCGAAAGTGTTGGAAAATGCGGGTCCGGTGAAAGTGCGCCTGTGGATTTGCCCGCCGACGCGCATGGATGAGGAACAGTTACGCAAAGAAGGGGTTTACGGCACCTTTGCGGCGGCTGGCGCCCGCACGGAAATGCCGGGATGCAGTTTATGTATGGGCAACCAAGCCCGGGTTGAGGACAACGCGACGGTGTTCTCGACTTCGACGCGCAATTTTAATAACCGGATGGGTAAAGGCGCGCGGGTTTATCTCGGTTCGGCGGAATTGGCGGCGGTTTGTGCTTTGCTGGGTCGGATTCCGACGGTTGAGGAATATCTCGATATTGTTTCGGAGAAAATCGATCCGTTTGCGGGGGATTTGTACCGCTATTTGAATTTCGACCAAATCGAAGGATTTGAAGATGAGGGTCGAGTGGTTCCGTTGGAGGAGATGCCGAAGATCGAGGATATTTTAGGGATTCCTGCGGTCACTCAATCGTAATTCGATCGGGCTTCGAGTGGTTTGTCCGAAGAGTAGAACGATTTTGAGTTAATTTCAGGATCGATCTTAGGGTTCGGACAAGGCGATGAAATCCTCAGTTAGCCCGCTTCGGCGGGCTTTTTTGTGGGGAAAAGATCGATGGAGTTAGGGTGAGAATCGGTCTAATTCGGCGAGTTCTAAGGCGGAGTCGAGGATTTTAGCGGCCCGATCGCCCTGACCGAGGGCGTAGAGTCGCTCGGCGATCGCGGCGAGGGTGCGAGCTTGGGCGTAGCGGTCGTCGATCGAGCGACTCACTTGAAGAGAGCGATTATATTGTGAGATCTCGGCTAAGCCCAGGGCGATCTGATGTAAGACGCGGGCTTGTTCGCGACGATCGCCGATGGTTTGGGCGACCATGCGAGCTTCTAAAATTTGTCCGCGTCCGGATAAGTTGAGGGCGATCGCGCCGAGGGTTTCGGCTTGGAGCTGGAAGTCGGCGATCGCGTCGGCGACGAGTCGGGCTTTGAATACTTTGCCTTTGTCCAACAATAACAGGGCAATTTGGCGCAATCCGGCGGCTTGTTGGTGACGGTCGGCGATCGCGGCGATCGCTTGCACCCCGGTTTCGACGCGATCGGCCCGGGCTAAGTTCACCCCGATCGCCCGTAATGCCTTCGCCCGTCGCTCGGTGTTGCCAATCCCTTGCGCCATTTCCAACGCCGCTTGCAAGTCTCGATTGGCGATTAACGTGCAGGAATTGGCACTAAACTCCCCTCGTGTTTCCCGTGGCGGTCGCGTCGGTTCGCTGCCGTCTGGAACGGCTAATCCTTCGGCATCGGCGACCCATTCCCGGGCGAGGGATCGGACGCGGGCGATCGTCTTCGCTCCGTCTTCAAAGGGGTTGAACGGGAGATCTCGATTCAAATACTCGGTGGCGTGCAACCGCTCCCCGGTTCGATTGGGAAAGCGCCCGGAAACCTTGGGTTTGAGGGTTTCGATCGCCGCGATCGCTTCCTTTAAGATCCGCGCCGAAGATTCCGTCGCCCCAGCTTGAGCGTATTCTAGAGAAATGCGGGCGATCGTCACGACCTTGAAAGCCGACGCGGGCAAGGGCTGGCACAGTTGCCACGCTTCGTGGAGGATCGATAAGGCCCGGGTCGTTTCGCCGCGATCGATCGCCGCCCCTGCCAGTTCCGCCAACACCCGCGATCGCTCGTCTGGCCGCTCGATCGCCACCGCCAATTCCCGGGCGAGGTCGAGTTGACCTTCCCCCGCCAAAACGACCGCCAAATGAACCATGGGGGCGACTTTGTCCTGGGAGGGGTCGGCGATCGTTGCCAACGCCTGCCCGACGCGATCGAAATCTCTCACTTTTGCCCATTCGTAGGCGAGCCACTGCAACAGCGACCCTTGTTGTGGGACGTGGGGAATCGTGCGCGCCATTGCCAGGGCGCGATCGTCGTGTCCGAGGGAACGCAACTCGACGACCATATCGCACAAGGCGGCGACCCGCTCTTGCGGATCGAGGCGATCGCAGATTTCCAGGGCGTCGGCGAGGCGATCGCCCCGGGTCAAAACCACGATCGCCTCGCGCCAACTGCGAATCTGCAGGCAGGGATCCTGCACCCGGGCGATCGTCGCCAAAGTGTGCTCTACTTCCCCCGCCCGGGCCGAACGAACGGCAATGGCACAGAGAAATGCTTCTCGTTCCGAGGCTTTAGGTAGATCGGCGGCCAATTGTTCCATCCGTTCCACTCCCTCGCTGCGGCTCAAAGCGAGGGCGATCTGATAGAGAGCCTGAATTTTTGGGGGGCGATCGTCAAATCCCGACCGTTCCCAGTTCGTCCCCGGGGAGTGGGGGCGATACCCCGGAGACGTCGCTTCGCGATCGTACAGACTGGGGATTGCATGGAGACGGCGCCCCTCGTGCGCCCGCTCGTTTGGGGGTACGGTTTCTGTGGCACCCAAACTGGCGGCTAATAAGGGATGGGACATGAGCAAGGTTGGCAGAGCACTGAGGGAGAATTTTTGAGTTTCCGGTGACATGGCACTCGTGGGAATCAATCAAAATGAAACGGGGGGAACCGCTCGGATCTAGTCTCTCGCGTCGACGTTCCCTTGACATCCACCGCAAGAACGATCGCGCTTGCGCTTGCGGCGATCGCTCGGCGTTGCCCGAACGCCTTCTATTTCCGGGGATTCCCGTCTTTTTTTCGAGAGGTCGATCGGCCATCATCATTTGTTCGACACCGAGAGTAGCGAGTGAGCGAGCGAGAGATCGTCAAGATTCACCATAAAACCAGGCGATCGCCATCCCTGAATTTAAAAGCTTTTTTTAAAGATAAAACCCGGCAACGCTTCTTCCCCTTGTTAAGAGACGCCCCCCTTCCCCAAAAAACCCCTTAAGCCTTTTGCAATCTAAAATCTAAAATCTAAAATC from Oxynema aestuarii AP17 harbors:
- the acnB gene encoding bifunctional aconitate hydratase 2/2-methylisocitrate dehydratase codes for the protein MLEAYRQHVEQRSALGIPPLPLDAQQTSELCELLKNPPSGEEDTLLYLLRERVPPGVDQAAYVKASFLTAVAKGEVNCPLISEIEAIEILGTMLGGYNVHALIELLQSDNGDKAQTAADALKKTLLVFDAMHDVLELAETNSYARQVVDSWAAAEWFTSRPTLPEAITVTVFKVPGETNTDDLSPASHATTRPDIPLHALSMLESRLEGALETIAELKQKGHPVAYVGDVVGTGSSRKSAINSVLWNLGQDIAHVPNKRGGGYILGGAIAPIFFNTAEDSGALPIECDVTALKTGMVVTLHPYKGEITDESGAVISRFSLKPNTIIDEVRAGGRIPLIIGRSLTDKVRKALGEPLSDIFTRPELPEENNKGFTLAQKMVGKACGLPGVRPGTACEPLMTTVGSQDTTGPMTRDELKELACLGFSADLVMQSFCHTAAYPKPVDVETHKELPDFFSTRGGVALRPGDGIIHSWMNRMLLPDTVGTGGDSHTRFPLGISFPAGSGLVAFAAALGVMPLDMPESVLVRFSGSLQPGVTLRDIVNAIPYVAIQQGLLTVAKENKKNIFSGRIMEMEGLPDLKVEQAFELTDATAERSCAGCTVKLGEATVAEYLRSNVALLKNMVARGYQDARTIMRRVAKMEQWLAKPELMDADKDAEYAAVLDVNLDEIKEPIVAAPNDPDNVKLMSECAGDRIDEVFIGSCMTNIGHYRAAAKVLENAGPVKVRLWICPPTRMDEEQLRKEGVYGTFAAAGARTEMPGCSLCMGNQARVEDNATVFSTSTRNFNNRMGKGARVYLGSAELAAVCALLGRIPTVEEYLDIVSEKIDPFAGDLYRYLNFDQIEGFEDEGRVVPLEEMPKIEDILGIPAVTQS